A single genomic interval of Mucilaginibacter boryungensis harbors:
- a CDS encoding GH3 auxin-responsive promoter family protein — protein MGFKSVLSRVFAAVVNRKLNYLRKNAVALQQQVFLQLIEQAKATAFGKDHHFDQIKSYTDFKKQVPIRDYEDLRPYIDRVVNGEPDVLWPDKPAYLAKTSGTTSGVKYIPISKESMPEHITAARNALLNYIHETGNADFVDGKLIFLQGSPVLSEKAGISTGRLSGIVAHHVPAYLQKSRLPSYETNCIEDWEQKVDAIVDETISQDMRLISGIPPWCQMYFDRLSAKVGDKKIKDIFPNFKLFVYGGVNYEPYRARIEESIGFAIDSIETYPASEGFIAFQDSQKDKSLLLLCNAGMFYEFIPAEEYFDENPTRLSLAEVELNKNYALILNTNAGLWGYSLGDTIKFVSKDPYRILVTGRIKHYISAFGEHVIGEEVEHALMSVAKAEGVDVVEFTVAPQVNPPAGQLPYHEWFIEFGTDPADLQTFAQKVDKALQQKNIYYFDLIEGNILQPLVIKSLKKDTFINYMRAQGKLGGQNKVPRLSNDRKIAEGLENC, from the coding sequence ATGGGTTTTAAATCTGTTTTAAGTAGGGTATTCGCGGCGGTTGTAAACAGAAAACTAAATTATCTCCGTAAAAACGCGGTAGCGTTACAGCAACAAGTTTTTCTCCAATTAATTGAACAAGCCAAAGCGACTGCTTTTGGGAAAGATCATCATTTCGATCAAATTAAAAGCTACACTGATTTCAAAAAGCAAGTCCCCATACGTGATTATGAAGACCTGCGCCCCTATATCGATCGTGTGGTGAACGGCGAACCCGATGTGCTTTGGCCCGACAAGCCAGCTTATCTGGCTAAAACATCAGGCACAACATCCGGGGTAAAATATATTCCCATTTCTAAAGAAAGCATGCCCGAGCATATTACCGCAGCGCGTAACGCATTGCTTAATTATATCCACGAAACCGGTAACGCCGATTTTGTAGACGGCAAATTGATCTTTCTACAGGGTAGTCCTGTTTTGTCTGAGAAAGCTGGTATATCAACCGGACGCTTATCGGGCATTGTAGCGCACCATGTGCCCGCGTATCTGCAAAAGAGCCGCCTGCCCAGCTACGAAACTAACTGTATTGAAGACTGGGAGCAAAAGGTAGATGCCATTGTTGATGAAACCATTTCGCAGGATATGCGCCTTATTAGCGGCATACCGCCATGGTGCCAAATGTATTTCGACAGGTTATCCGCCAAAGTTGGTGATAAAAAAATAAAAGACATTTTCCCCAATTTTAAGCTATTTGTATACGGCGGTGTGAATTACGAACCTTATCGCGCCCGCATTGAAGAGAGCATTGGCTTCGCCATTGATTCTATTGAAACTTACCCGGCATCCGAAGGTTTTATCGCTTTCCAGGATTCACAAAAAGATAAAAGTCTGCTGCTGTTATGCAATGCGGGGATGTTCTACGAGTTTATCCCGGCTGAAGAATATTTCGATGAAAACCCAACGCGTTTAAGTTTAGCCGAAGTGGAATTGAACAAAAATTACGCGTTGATATTAAATACCAACGCGGGTTTATGGGGATACAGCCTGGGCGATACCATTAAATTTGTTTCTAAAGACCCATATCGCATATTAGTTACCGGTCGGATAAAACATTATATATCAGCTTTTGGCGAGCACGTAATAGGCGAAGAGGTGGAGCATGCGCTGATGAGCGTAGCCAAAGCCGAAGGGGTAGATGTGGTCGAATTCACGGTAGCGCCACAGGTAAATCCGCCAGCAGGGCAACTACCTTATCACGAGTGGTTTATAGAGTTTGGCACCGATCCTGCAGACTTGCAAACCTTCGCGCAAAAAGTGGACAAAGCCCTGCAACAAAAAAATATTTACTATTTTGACCTGATTGAGGGTAACATTTTGCAGCCATTGGTTATCAAAAGCTTAAAAAAGGATACCTTTATAAATTATATGCGCGCGCAGGGGAAGCTCGGCGGGCAAAATAAAGTCCCAAGGTTATCAAATGATAGGAAGATAGCGGAGGGGTTGGAAAATTGTTAA
- a CDS encoding 1-deoxy-D-xylulose-5-phosphate reductoisomerase, giving the protein MKNIAVLGSTGSIGTQTLEVIQDNPDRFHAYVLTAQTNADLLIAQSLKFKPAYAIICDEQKYPLVKQALAHTAVKVLCGHQAICEVVTEKHIDMVLTAMVGFAGLEPTIAAIKAGKDIALANKETLVVAGELVTQLAKQHNVKILPVDSEHSAIFQCLAGEEHNPIEKIILTASGGPFRGKGLDYLSTVTREAALKHPNWVMGAKITIDSASLMNKGLEVIEAKWLFNLNVNKIEVIVHPQSIIHSMVQFIDGSIKAQMGLPDMKLPIQYALTYPHRVRNDFKRFSFTDHPTLSFEKPDKQSFRNLALAFEALEKGGNMPCIINAANEIAVAGFLKDEVGFLAMSDIIEQCMTGITFVQNPSLDDYLNTDKETRILAQNLIKHNAAIKA; this is encoded by the coding sequence ATTAAAAATATAGCAGTTTTAGGCTCTACAGGCAGTATTGGAACGCAGACATTAGAGGTAATTCAGGATAACCCTGACCGCTTCCATGCTTATGTGCTTACGGCCCAAACCAATGCCGATTTGTTAATAGCGCAGTCGCTTAAGTTTAAACCGGCGTACGCTATTATTTGCGACGAGCAGAAATATCCTCTGGTAAAGCAGGCTTTGGCGCATACCGCCGTTAAGGTATTATGCGGGCATCAGGCTATTTGCGAAGTAGTGACCGAAAAGCATATTGATATGGTGCTAACCGCCATGGTTGGGTTTGCGGGGTTGGAACCAACCATCGCTGCCATAAAGGCTGGTAAAGATATTGCCCTGGCTAATAAAGAAACACTGGTGGTTGCCGGGGAATTAGTTACCCAACTGGCCAAACAGCATAATGTTAAAATACTCCCGGTTGATTCCGAGCACTCGGCAATTTTTCAATGCCTGGCAGGCGAGGAGCATAACCCGATAGAAAAAATTATCCTCACCGCATCGGGCGGGCCATTCCGTGGCAAAGGTTTGGATTACCTTTCAACCGTTACGCGCGAAGCCGCACTGAAACACCCTAATTGGGTGATGGGCGCCAAGATCACTATCGATTCAGCATCGCTGATGAACAAGGGCTTAGAGGTGATAGAAGCCAAATGGTTGTTCAACTTAAATGTTAATAAAATTGAGGTAATAGTTCATCCACAGTCGATTATACATTCGATGGTGCAGTTTATCGACGGCTCTATAAAAGCCCAGATGGGTTTGCCGGATATGAAGTTGCCTATCCAATACGCGCTTACTTATCCGCATCGCGTAAGGAATGATTTTAAACGTTTTAGCTTTACCGATCACCCAACCCTAAGCTTTGAAAAGCCTGATAAGCAAAGTTTTCGTAACCTTGCATTAGCGTTTGAAGCGTTGGAGAAAGGCGGGAACATGCCCTGCATTATTAACGCCGCCAACGAAATTGCCGTGGCCGGATTTTTGAAGGATGAAGTGGGTTTCCTTGCGATGAGCGATATAATTGAACAATGTATGACAGGCATAACATTTGTGCAAAACCCATCGTTAGATGATTATTTGAATACTGACAAAGAAACACGCATATTAGCGCAAAATTTAATAAAGCACAATGCCGCTATAAAGGCATAA
- the rseP gene encoding RIP metalloprotease RseP yields MSIVIMVGQLLLGLSILVILHEAGHFLAARAFGIKVEKFYLFFDAWNFSLVKFNYKGVEYGIGWLPLGGYVKIAGMIDESMDTEQLAGPPQPWEFRSKPAWQRLIVMLGGIIVNIILGIFIFWMLTLRYGETFVPNDNVKYGIVPGKIGTHIGLKAGDKITAVNGKPIKHFEELISSKVLLGNTQLTVLRDGKEQLITVPGNILNDVSDYGIGEFVTPRTKYFVDSVKAGSYAAQAGFKHGDSILAVNNAPAVFADQLYDQLNKHKNSTVSFKIKRNADTLTLPKVSVNKNGTLGFADGKPGVVLRRESLKEVTENYSFTTALPVGASRAWGMFSDNAKGLGKVFKGEVKFNKAVSGPVAMAKMFGSNVDWVKFWSLVGLLSMALALMNLLPIPALDGGHAVFLIIEMIKGKPLSDKFLERAQLVGFVILISLMVFVFGNDITKLFKK; encoded by the coding sequence ATGAGTATAGTGATTATGGTGGGCCAGTTACTGCTGGGCCTTTCAATTTTAGTGATCCTGCACGAGGCCGGACACTTTTTAGCAGCAAGGGCATTCGGGATTAAAGTAGAGAAGTTTTACCTGTTTTTTGATGCCTGGAACTTTAGCCTTGTTAAATTTAACTATAAAGGCGTAGAATATGGCATCGGCTGGCTGCCTTTGGGTGGTTACGTTAAAATTGCCGGTATGATAGATGAATCTATGGATACCGAGCAGTTAGCCGGTCCGCCGCAGCCCTGGGAATTCCGTTCAAAACCGGCCTGGCAGCGCCTTATTGTAATGCTGGGTGGGATTATAGTTAACATTATCCTGGGTATCTTCATCTTCTGGATGCTTACCTTACGTTACGGCGAAACCTTTGTACCCAATGATAATGTAAAATACGGCATCGTTCCGGGTAAAATAGGTACACATATTGGCCTTAAAGCCGGTGATAAGATCACAGCCGTTAATGGTAAACCAATAAAGCACTTTGAAGAACTTATTAGCAGCAAGGTGTTGTTGGGCAACACCCAGCTCACCGTATTGCGCGATGGTAAAGAGCAACTAATAACGGTGCCGGGTAACATCCTTAATGATGTTTCTGATTACGGGATAGGCGAATTTGTTACCCCGCGGACAAAATACTTTGTTGATTCTGTGAAAGCTGGCAGCTATGCCGCGCAGGCAGGCTTTAAGCATGGCGATAGCATTCTTGCCGTTAATAATGCCCCCGCAGTATTTGCTGATCAATTATACGATCAGTTGAATAAGCATAAAAATAGTACGGTTAGCTTTAAGATAAAACGTAATGCCGATACACTCACCTTACCAAAAGTATCTGTAAATAAAAACGGCACTTTGGGCTTTGCTGATGGCAAACCTGGGGTAGTATTGCGCCGGGAGAGCCTAAAAGAAGTTACTGAAAACTACAGCTTTACAACTGCACTGCCGGTAGGTGCATCGCGTGCCTGGGGTATGTTTAGCGATAATGCTAAAGGCTTAGGTAAAGTTTTTAAAGGCGAAGTGAAATTTAATAAAGCCGTGAGTGGCCCGGTAGCTATGGCTAAAATGTTTGGCAGCAATGTGGACTGGGTTAAATTTTGGAGCCTGGTAGGCTTGTTAAGTATGGCATTGGCCTTAATGAATTTATTACCAATACCTGCTTTAGATGGCGGCCACGCCGTTTTCCTGATCATTGAAATGATAAAAGGAAAACCCCTAAGCGATAAGTTCCTGGAGCGTGCACAACTGGTTGGTTTCGTTATCCTAATATCACTGATGGTATTTGTTTTTGGTAATGATATTACAAAGTTGTTTAAGAAATAA